One window of Atribacterota bacterium genomic DNA carries:
- a CDS encoding cupin domain-containing protein, giving the protein MVITDRNAKNMCETRSGNKIYWLVTAEMGAPTFELRYIEIPPGGKSSYGSHPHEHGVFIVEGNGKIVTRNEEHELYPGLGVFVAGGEEHQWVNLSNSQPFGFVCVVPKGAEKEAKPPCFQ; this is encoded by the coding sequence ATGGTAATTACTGACCGCAATGCGAAGAATATGTGTGAAACTCGCTCGGGTAACAAGATTTATTGGCTCGTGACCGCCGAAATGGGGGCACCAACGTTTGAACTGCGTTACATCGAAATTCCCCCGGGTGGGAAGAGTAGTTATGGTTCTCATCCTCACGAACACGGGGTCTTTATCGTGGAGGGAAATGGAAAAATTGTGACTCGTAATGAGGAACACGAGCTGTACCCGGGTCTGGGGGTCTTTGTGGCCGGTGGCGAAGAACACCAGTGGGTCAACCTGAGCAATAGTCAACCTTTTGGTTTTGTCTGTGTGGTTCCGAAAGGTGCCGAAAAAGAGGCTAAACCTCCTTGTTTTCAATAG
- a CDS encoding zinc-dependent dehydrogenase, translated as MKAAVFYGPKDLRIEDVSTPRIGADEILLKVAFCAICGTDVRIFNHGHRSINKPQIIGHEISGVVAEKGKNVEGFDIGDRVMVDPIVSCGKCYYCQRGMTNLCLEFKKTTEAFGYYYPGGFAEYMVIPEKALRRGNLVKVPEGVSLEEAAIAEPFACALNGQVLSHVGLGDTVLIIGAGPVGCMHVGLARSLGATKIILSEVKETRLEIAKKFLADVYVNPSEEDLSQVVMRETGGIGATVIIVAVSSRVLQEQALQLAACHARINFFGGLPKEDNIVALDSNVIHYKEIYVHGTSGTTTNHIRTCLELMAAKRVMGKEYISAIIELSELPTFLEKEVQEGKYLKVLVKP; from the coding sequence ATGAAAGCAGCGGTTTTCTACGGACCGAAGGACCTGCGTATAGAGGATGTGTCAACTCCCAGAATTGGGGCTGATGAAATCCTTTTGAAAGTGGCTTTTTGTGCCATCTGTGGTACGGACGTGCGGATTTTCAACCATGGACACCGTTCTATCAACAAACCTCAAATCATCGGCCATGAGATTTCGGGAGTTGTGGCTGAAAAAGGGAAAAATGTTGAAGGGTTTGACATCGGAGACCGGGTGATGGTCGACCCCATCGTTTCCTGTGGGAAGTGTTACTACTGTCAGCGAGGAATGACCAATCTGTGTCTTGAGTTCAAAAAAACTACCGAAGCATTTGGCTATTACTATCCTGGTGGTTTTGCTGAATACATGGTCATTCCGGAAAAAGCTTTACGAAGAGGTAATCTGGTTAAGGTGCCTGAGGGAGTAAGTTTGGAGGAAGCAGCGATTGCCGAACCCTTTGCCTGTGCCCTCAATGGGCAGGTGCTTTCGCATGTGGGTTTGGGTGACACGGTACTCATCATTGGGGCTGGTCCAGTGGGATGCATGCACGTAGGTTTAGCCAGAAGCCTTGGAGCCACTAAGATTATCCTTTCTGAGGTCAAGGAAACGCGGTTAGAAATAGCGAAAAAATTCCTGGCCGATGTCTACGTTAATCCCTCAGAGGAGGACCTTTCCCAGGTTGTGATGCGTGAAACTGGAGGAATCGGAGCTACGGTTATCATTGTGGCCGTTTCTTCAAGAGTGTTGCAAGAACAAGCTCTTCAACTCGCAGCCTGTCACGCCCGGATTAACTTTTTTGGAGGGTTACCCAAAGAGGATAATATCGTGGCTCTTGATAGTAACGTGATCCACTATAAGGAGATCTACGTTCATGGTACTTCCGGTACCACGACCAACCACATCCGTACTTGTCTTGAACTTATGGCGGCTAAGCGGGTAATGGGAAAAGAATATATTAGTGCTATCATTGAGCTTTCAGAGCTTCCTACATTTTTGGAAAAGGAAGTTCAAGAGGGTAAGTACTTAAAGGTTCTGGTGAAACCGTAA